Part of the Prinia subflava isolate CZ2003 ecotype Zambia chromosome W unlocalized genomic scaffold, Cam_Psub_1.2 scaffold_36_NEW, whole genome shotgun sequence genome is shown below.
TCTCACAACAAGAAGATATTACACAAAGATGTGGTAGTAAACATAATGAAAGCAAAACAGCAGCAcaatgcagaagaaaattaaaaagcatcAGATATACCTGGTAATTCAGGCTTTTTTCTCCCACTAACAAGTATATGTGTATTTAGCTTTATCAATGATTTCAGTGAGGCTTTTCACATCCTTTCAGTGAACAATCCATaagtcagaaaataaaaggggTTTGAAATTATTGcccttaaaaaaatccagagatGTTTATGAGAATTTGCACCTAGAAAGTTTTTTTCTTAGTCAGCTCTCTGGGAAtaatgaattaataaaaatggTACAGTGGACATTTGAAATCTGGAGTGCTGAGCTCATTAATTGTCTTTAAACTTCAACTAAAGCTTTAGACACAGGCATGAATGTGTCAGTAAAATTCTTGGACTTGTGTTTTACCTCTTGAACAAAAATAATTCCTCTAGCAGTTCAAACCAAGGAGGATGCCACTAATCATTCAGGGCTTAAAACTAAGCAGGAACTTAGCTATATGTTACAGGAAGCTCATTGCATTGAATGTTTTCTGAGAGCCTAACACACTggaggaaacaaaagcaaatgttATGGGAGAGGAAGTTTTCAAAAGTCTCGTTCAAAAGTTTTTTAGTTAGTACAGCAAAAGTCCTGAAAATTACTATTATTTTCTTATCTTAGTTTGGGATATAGGTTCCACCCTCCTGAAAATCCTGGTGTAGTCAGTCTTGTGCTCTGCTTTAAGTCAGTgagtgtggaattgcattttatggaaatggtatgctctggctcacccctggaaagtgtatggtttatcccaagtctgtaacctccctgcagtatctgTATCTGTAACTATTGGCTAAAGAATCTTACCGCCTACATTGAACctccctgttaagagtgcaaacggagagggctccctctctttgcccctctttgccctggaggcctccagaggCTCCGCTGctctcctcttctccctctccccctcctctcccctctccctcagtgaccatgttgccttcctggggtaagactccaaataaatcctcatctcatcagcacgTTACCAGTGTCTAGAGTCTCTTTACCTGTCAGCATgcgaacacccacgaccctatagcccggggggctcccggggaaccttCCCCGGGGACCCCCTTAAATCTAAACCACAAGTGAGTTTAGTCTTTTGCTAATGTCTGCATAGTGTATACTTAGCATGATGTGTCTGTTTTTTCTTATCTTCTATCTTTCTACATGTTACACGATCTGGGTTTTCTAAAGCTGTATTGAAAATTagagatttaaaatgaaaagaggaaaaaggaacagtttcatgtcaccctggttttgaagacttttttaagccttctgttatgttcttcatattggagtcagaagtttcaccttatcacactttctactataaacactggccatgttttgctaactgtcttttattgtttacatatttctaggtaggaggagaaatgtgattgacagttagctcgaccaacgtggattgagaggtggaattccatcctccaatccacgggcaccatgggaaatgtataaaactgggttttgtaaataaactcgctctCTTTTCatgcttcgctcaccagcgtgtcctcgtgtggttcttcccgtgtccactgtgacagtTTCACTTCAGGATTTATGTCATAACTAACTTGTCATCAAGAGTAATGTCTCGGAGCTCCTGTGTTCTCAAAGGATAATAAAGCtatctttaattttcttataATTTGTTTTAGTTTATATATCCaagtgttgggaaggatgaagtagaaagaccttgcaaatatggtggtttagattctgggagtatgagttcaacaagcgagatagaaatgaaagcatgctttgagatttagggtgtagggtacagggccatcagcttgtgaacaacgatgTGCTAAGttgagggccagatcgtttgagggccagatcgtttgattaaacaatccccttctaCTTGCCTTAggtggtgggacatttctattggctgtatgtgttgttatcttgtattagattggttagtccaactcatactattcaacttggaaagatatttaatagatactttgtcgccgactctaccgtcacggagatactccttcaatTGGTGCCCAGCCGTGGCTGAACGACGGATCCAGCCTTTTCCACCCGTGGGAGATTTCTCCACGGACGGTAACTAAATAACCAGTTTTAGCCACCTGAAAGTGTCGTGAGCACAGCTTACGGCTGCAGCGCAGCGCCATAGCTGGAGCTCTTAAAATCTGCTGAGGTACACCTGGAGCACGGAAAGCTGTTACTGCAGTAGCAGCCTCCTCGAGCTCTCAGAGGAATCTACCTGGCAGTCCTCGAGCACGGGGCCGCCGCTGAGCAGCGGCTCCTTGGAGCTCTTCTGAGGATTTGCGTAGCTACCCTCAAGCCCTGTCTTGCCATTGCTGGCAGCGGCGTGCCGGATCTCTGCTGAGGGAATCTGCTACGTGTCAGAGCACACGCGAGTGTTGCTGAAAGCACCGCCCGCACTACAGCTCTGAGTAGGACGTCCCGAGCACGGCAAGCCGAAGCCAGTGCTCTGAAGAGGGACGTGAAGCAGCGTCCACGCTGACGGGAGTGCCTGGCCAACACTCTACGCCGTTCGAGCTAAGGACCCTGCTTTGGCGACACACAGGTGAGAAAAAATCAGTCTAATAATGGGGCAATCACACTCTACCGGtgataaatatctttataagcaactaaagcatttattgtaCTCCAGCCAAAGTAAGTTACCAAAAGAAGAGCTAAAAAACCTCTTAGAATGGACTTTGATTAATTTCCCAAATGTTGACCGGTCAGCTGTATTCACCAAAGAATTTTGGGACACAGTCGGAATTAAGCTCTTTAATAACATTTCCCGCCGTGATTTCGCGGCTGGGGAGCTcgtcccagcctgcagagcgCTTGTAGAAGTGCTTGCTGCGAAGGAGCGACCCGCGGTAGCTGCTTTGAAGAACGCCGTTCCCACCGCGAGTTTGCAGCAGGACACGCCCACCGCCTTCCAGCCGAACCTCGTGGCTCCGGTACCCACCGTCCCGCTAGCCCCTGCCGCCCCGTCCCCTCTCCCCGCGGCCCCTGGCACCCCACCTGCCCCCACTACCCCCCCTCCACCCCGATCCGCGCCATCCCGCCGCTCCCTGCTGTCCCGGCTACCGCGGTATCGGCCCCCGGTTCCACCGGAGTCCCCGCGGTCCCCCTCCTCGCTTCTGCCCCAGCGAGCCCGCCCACCGCCGTCCCTGCGCCTCTATCAGCCTCCCTAAGTCCCGCCGAGCCGGCCGCTTGCCCCTACCCACCCACgactctgccagctgctgtcatCCCACCTCCCCTGGCCGCGGCCGCGACCACCACGTGTCCCCCTCAGCGCCGCGCCGCTTCCCCTCCCCCGGCACCCCCTGTGCACGTGCCCGCGGCTCCCTTTGTGTCCCCCGGGGCTCTAGCGCGATTCCCCAGCCCCGCCGTTCCGGCGGCGCTCCCTTGTCCCGGCGCTGCTGCGCGGGACCTCGTAGAAGCTGCGCTAAACAccgcagccccggctgcggccAGTGCCGCGGTgctccgcccgccgcccgccccggtGCTCGCCGCGGCTGTTCCCGTGTTGGAAACGGCGCCCTCCCCCCTTCCCGCTGCCGCTCCGGCCCGACCCCACAGTCCCGCCGCCCCGGAGGCTCCGCTCATGCCCACACAGACCCCGATGTTTGCGGCCGCCGCGCCCAGAGCCGTGCCTCCCTCCGCGCCCGCGgcggcagcccagcctcccGCCCCCGGTTCCCCCGGAGCGCCTCCGTTGTTCGCCGCGCCGCCGCTGCTCGCCgtcccgggccgggccgtgccggctCCGCCGCAGCCCTCTGCGTCCGAGCTGCTGCGTGGAGTCGCCCCGCCGCTTCTTGCCACCGCCGATGCCCCGTtcccgcccgcggccgcgctgccctcTGCGCCCCCAGTCCCGGCTGCGGCGCTGATGGACACAGACACGCAAGCCCTGCCTAGCACGTGGGCCATTGTCCCGCATCACGCGGAACCGCTGGGGTGGCCCGCGCATGCGCAGTTGCCGCTTCCCCGGAACCAGCACGCCCCGCCTCCGCCCCCCGCAGCCTTTGCCGCGGCTCTGACACAGCCTCCCGGTCCCGACCCGCCGCCTGCCAcggtgcagccccagccggcATCCCTGTGCCCGCCGCCCCCATGCCAGGCTGCACGGCCGGCGCCGCCGCCAGAGCCGATATTCGCAATTCCAGAACTGTATCCATCCGCGCCGCCAGCCCAGCCAGTTACTGCTccgacagccccagctgcagcctctccgcAAATAATCCCTCCCGCAGCCCTGCCCACCATGCCACCACCAAGGCACCAGCCCACGGCTCCCACGCATCTGCAGCCCCCAAACATCCCTCCGCCGCCACCCGCCGAGTCCACACACAACACCGCTACAGCCGATTCCTGCACCGCCTTGGATGCATCCTTCTGCGCCACCCTCTCTGCCATATGCCGCCGTCCCGGGCACAGCCACATCTTTCAGAGACCCATCACCAGCGCACGACCCTGCCCAGCTAACAGCTGATGTGCCTTcgctgtcagctcctctgcctccgaTGCCTGCTGCCCTACCCCAGCCACCGAATCTCCTGTCACCCAGCTGCGTTCCCGCCTTCCGCACCCCTAGCACCGAGTGAGACTTAATTGTATCACAATTCGTCCATACAGTCCCAGCCAAACACACAAACCGTGCAACGAAAAGGGGGAGAGTGGAATACGACAGCTGCTTCAACGAATACAGGACAGACAAAGAACCATTTTGTCCCTGCAAATGACAACCCTTTGATTCAAATACAAGAGaaccctgaaaaaca
Proteins encoded:
- the LOC134565144 gene encoding uncharacterized protein LOC134565144, translated to MRDTHSVAERRIQPFPPVGDFSTDGATRGSCFEERRSHREFAAGHAHRLPAEPRGSGTHRPASPCRPVPSPRGPWHPTCPHYPPSTPIRAIPPLPAVPATAVSAPGSTGVPAVPLLASAPASPPTAVPAPLSASLSPAEPAACPYPPTTLPAAVIPPPLAAAATTTCPPQRRAASPPPAPPVHVPAAPFVSPGALARFPSPAVPAALPCPGAAARDLVEAALNTAAPAAASAAVLRPPPAPVLAAAVPVLETAPSPLPAAAPARPHSPAAPEAPLMPTQTPMFAAAAPRAVPPSAPAAAAQPPAPGSPGAPPLFAAPPLLAVPGRAVPAPPQPSASELLRGVAPPLLATADAPFPPAAALPSAPPVPAAALMDTDTQALPSTWAIVPHHAEPLGWPAHAQLPLPRNQHAPPPPPAAFAAALTQPPGPDPPPATVQPQPASLCPPPPCQAARPAPPPEPIFAIPELYPSAPPAQPVTAPTAPAAASPQIIPPAALPTMPPPRHQPTAPTHLQPPNIPPPPPAESTHNTATADSCTALDASFCATLSAICRRPGHSHIFQRPITSARPCPANS